DNA sequence from the Candidatus Deferrimicrobiaceae bacterium genome:
TCCCCACCGCCTTGGGGAATATCGGGCCGCATATCTGCTACGACCTCCGGTTCCCCGAGCTGTCCCGGAAATACTATTCCGAGGGGGCGACTCTTTTCTGCGTGTCCGCGCAATGGCCCGCCGTCCGGAAGGCCCACTGGGACATCCTCCTCTCCGCCCGCGCGGTGGAGAACCAGCTTTTCGTGGTGGCGGCCAACGCCGTCGGGAGATCGGGCGAGTTCCGGTATTCCGGGGGTTCGGCCATATTCTCCCCATGGGGAGAACGGCTGGCCCGGGGCGGGGCGAAAGAGGGGATCGTGATCGCGACGCTCGATCCCGCCGGGGTCTACGAGGCAAGGAGGAGGATACCGTGCCTGCAGGATCGAAACGAACGCTCGTACCGAAAAACCCGGCCGAAAAGATAATTCCCGGGCGGGCGGTCCGAACCACCTTCGCCCGCCTGCGGCGGCAGGAAAAGACGATCGTCTTCACCAACGGCTGCTTCGACATCCTCCACGCCGGCCACGCGAAATATCTCCATGATGCGGCCGCGCTGGGGGACGTCCTCGTCGTGGGGCTCAACAGCGACGCGTCGGTGCGACGCCTGAAGGGGAAAGGCCGCCCCGTCCAGAAGGTCCGGGATCGTGCCTACCTGTTGGCATCGCTGTCGTGCGTCTCGTTCGTTGCCGTGTTCTCCGGGGACACGCCGGCCGCGCTCATCCGGGAGGTGGTCCCCCACGTCCTGGTGAAGGGCGGAGACTGGAAGGGGAAGGAGATCGTCGGAGCCGATTTCGTGCGGTCCCGCGGCGGTTTCGTCAGGACGATCCGGCTCCTCCCCGGAAGATCGACCACGTCCATCCTCCGCCGGGCCCGGGGAGTGCGCGCGACATAAGGATCACGCGAGAAAACCCCATAAGACGGAAACGGTCCCCTCCTCTCCTCCGGGAGCCCTTTCCTTTCTGGTTTTCGGGGCGTTCGTGGATGCCTTCCTTGCCAAGCGAATCGTGTGCGGGGACACTCCTCCAACGACATCCGCGCTCCCCGGTGCGGGGCGTCATGGCCGGCTTCCGCATCCTCGGAGGGGGGTCACTCGCTTCATCGCTCGACTCGCGATGAAACCGCGAGTCTGCGCTTGACCTCCCTCCCGGAAAGTTCCGCCCGGCGTCTCGGGTTCCGTTCCGGAAGAGGCTGTGCACCGAGAGGGCCGATGCGCCCCGACCGGCGAGGCGCACGACCGAGGCGTACCCACAGCGGTACGGTGAGGGCGTGCAACGAAGTCGGCGGGGATGCAGCGGGCCTCGAATGCCGGGATCTTCCGGGAATGGAGCCCGGGAGGCCGGCCCCCCGTCCTTCGGCTGCTCCGCCGATTGCGCCCCGGTGTAGGGTACGCACCGGGAAGGCGCCGCATGGCTTGTTCGTCGGCCGGGGACCCGAGGCGATGCGGGGGGGTCGGCGAGGCGGGGGGACACTCCTGGAGGTTGTCGGTAGTACGGTTGGAGGAGTGTCCCGCTGAAGGATACGGATCGCGTCGAGCGGAACCGGTTAACCCGGGCACCGGTCTCCAGGGGGCCGTTGCCGAAGAGGCCGTGCACCGAGAGGGTCGATGCGCCGCTTCCGCCGAGGCGCTCGAGGGAGGCGTACCCACGGCGGTACGGCGAGGGAGAGCAACGAAGGCGGGGCGGATGCAGCGGGCCTCGAATGCCGGCATCTGAGGGAAT
Encoded proteins:
- a CDS encoding carbon-nitrogen family hydrolase, whose product is MISPFRAAALQFRIDMGDVEANTARAFTLLREATKRKAALCVLPEMWSTGFSYDNLLALCGTTPEILHDLCRLAADLRVMIAGSLPERSGRSVYNTLYVINATGAIRGKYRKAHLFSPSGEHLHFRRGTAASVIPTALGNIGPHICYDLRFPELSRKYYSEGATLFCVSAQWPAVRKAHWDILLSARAVENQLFVVAANAVGRSGEFRYSGGSAIFSPWGERLARGGAKEGIVIATLDPAGVYEARRRIPCLQDRNERSYRKTRPKR
- the rfaE2 gene encoding D-glycero-beta-D-manno-heptose 1-phosphate adenylyltransferase, whose protein sequence is MPAGSKRTLVPKNPAEKIIPGRAVRTTFARLRRQEKTIVFTNGCFDILHAGHAKYLHDAAALGDVLVVGLNSDASVRRLKGKGRPVQKVRDRAYLLASLSCVSFVAVFSGDTPAALIREVVPHVLVKGGDWKGKEIVGADFVRSRGGFVRTIRLLPGRSTTSILRRARGVRAT